The DNA region ATCGTGTAGTGCTCCCCGAGCCCTTCCGTCAGCTTCTCGAACTTCGGCTCCGCCCGGGTGGTGATCTGGGTGAACCCGCCCTTCAGTTCCGACCCCTCCAAGACCTGACGGTCCCCGGTGATTCCCGCGCCGGCCAGCCCCGCCGCCATCAGCCCCGCCAGAGCGGCCTGGCCTCCCTGGACGATCTTGACGGTGAAGCCGCCCATGAGCTGCTGCGCCATGGAGACGGGCGCCAGGTAACCGGCGCATCCCAGGGCGTTCAGCATTCCCGCCGCGTCGCACCCCCTCAGCCGGGCGGCCGCCGCAGCCGCCCCGAAGGTCCCGCAGGTCCCGGTAGGCAGGAATCCCCCCAGGGTATGCCAGGGGTGCATCGCCGCCGCCGGACGGTCCGCCGCCTCGTACCCGGCGACGACGGCCTCGATGGCCGCCCTTCCTCCCAACCCCATGTCTTCGGCCACGGCCATGGCGGCCGGGATCACCGCCGTTCCGGGATGGTTTCCCCCGAAGCGCAGCCCGTCCTGGGCCTCGATGGCCTCCGCCGTCGTCCCGTTCAGAAAGGCCGCATGGTGAAGATCCGTCCGGAAGCCGCAGCCCAGAACGGTTGCTCGCTCCGGCCCGCCCAGGGAGCGGACGTATTCCACCGCGGCGGCAACGGCGTCCAGTTCCAGGGAGCCGTAGACGTTGGCGACATAGTCCAGGATGCACAGCTTGGCCTTGTGGACGACCTCCGGGGGCAGCGCGTCGAAGGTAATCCCCGCCAGGAACGCCGCCAGCTTCTCCGTATGATCCATAAGCGCCCTCCTCCTCGGGTCCGGTCACGAAAACAGGTCAAATTTTTGATCACCGACCGCCGGCATTGCGATTTCCGGCTGTTCAAAAGGGGTTGGATGCAAGGCTCCCGAAGTCCCCGAGCCGCGAGGCGTACTTTTCCGTACGTCGAGCGGCGAGGGACGAGGGGAACGCAGCAGACGACCCCTTTTCAACGGCCGTCCTATACGTAGCCTTTTGATTCATAAATCTTTATCATCCGGTGCGGATCGAGAACCTCCCGGATGACCTGCAGTTCCTCCGCCCGGGGGGGCTCCGTCTCGTGGACGTCGTCGGCCACCTTCAGGTCCCAGCCTGTCA from Syntrophaceae bacterium includes:
- a CDS encoding MmgE/PrpD family protein produces the protein MDHTEKLAAFLAGITFDALPPEVVHKAKLCILDYVANVYGSLELDAVAAAVEYVRSLGGPERATVLGCGFRTDLHHAAFLNGTTAEAIEAQDGLRFGGNHPGTAVIPAAMAVAEDMGLGGRAAIEAVVAGYEAADRPAAAMHPWHTLGGFLPTGTCGTFGAAAAAARLRGCDAAGMLNALGCAGYLAPVSMAQQLMGGFTVKIVQGGQAALAGLMAAGLAGAGITGDRQVLEGSELKGGFTQITTRAEPKFEKLTEGLGEHYTISDIYFKPYTACRHTHGAAQAVLSLMKEESPDLPDIVTVEVFTYGMAAIAVGKGIAAGDTFVSAQFSIPYVVAVCILDGELGPRQLTERRMADPALLELSKKVTVRMDEELNKVYPEKTSSRVEIVLRDGRRLVRQTDIPKGDPRDPMEAADLADKVRWFAGCRDRNKIERIIDMILNLERLPDVRELIGLI